One Channa argus isolate prfri chromosome 15, Channa argus male v1.0, whole genome shotgun sequence DNA segment encodes these proteins:
- the prpsap2 gene encoding phosphoribosyl pyrophosphate synthase-associated protein 2 isoform X2: MFLLYRRCPNFSTNPATDKNTFKPTNWDVNTTIMEMLIMVYACRTSCARSITGVLPYFPYSKQCKMRKRGSIVSKLIASMMCKAGLTHLITMDLHQKEIQGFFNIPVDNLRASPFLLQYIQEEIPDYRNAVIVAKSPSSAKRAQSFAERLRLGIAVIHGEAQDAESDQVDGRHSPPTVKTTGAIHPSMEIPLLIPKEKPPITVVGDVGGRIAIIVDDIIDDVDSFVAAAETLKERGAYKIFVMATHGILSCEAPRFIEESAIDEVVVTNTIPHELQKLQCPKIKTVDISMILSEAIRRIHNGESMSYLFRNIGVDD; encoded by the exons atgtttttgttataCAGACGGTGTCCAA ACTTTTCCACTAATCCTGCGACAGACAAGAACACCTTTAAACCAACTAACTG GGATGTGAACACTACCATAATGGAGATGCTGATCATGGTGTATGCGTGCAGGACGTCATGTGCCAGAAGCATCACAGGCGTCCTCCCGTACTTTCCCTACAGCAAGCAGTGCAAGATGAGGAAGAGAGGCTCCATTGTCTCCAAGCTTATTGCCTCTATGATGTGTAAAGCTG GTCTCACCCATCTGATCACCATGGACCTCCATCAGAAAGAGATTCAAGGCTTCTTCAACATTCCAGTGGACAACCTGAGAGCTTCACCCTTTCTGTTGCAGTACATACAGGAAGAG ATACCTGACTATAGAAACGCCGTGATTGTGGCCAAATCTCCGTCTTCAGCCAAAAG GGCTCAGTCGTTTGCAGAGCGGCTCCGTCTGGGTATAGCAGTTATCCACGGCGAGGCTCAGGATGCAGAGTCAGACCAGGTAGACGGACGACACTCCCCACCCACTGTCAAGACTACTGGAGCCATTCACCCCAGCATGGAGATACCAT TGTTGATCCCTAAAGAGAAGCCTCCCATTACTGTGGTAGGAGATGTGGGAGGTCGCATTGCTATCATAGTG GACGACATCATCGATGATGTTGACAGTTTCgtggcagcagcagagacacTAAAAGAAAGAGGGGCCTATAAGATCTTTGTCATGGCAACACACGGCATCCTCTCCTGTGAAGCCCCCAGGTTTATAGAGGAGTCGGCCATTGATGAG GTGGTGGTCACCAACACAATTCCCCACGAACTACAGAAGCTCCAGTGTCCAAAGATCAAAACAGTCGACATCAGCATGATCCTGTCGGAGGCCATTCGCCGCATCCACAACGGGGAGTCCATGTCCTACCTGTTCCGCAACATAGGAGTGGATGACTGA
- the prpsap2 gene encoding phosphoribosyl pyrophosphate synthase-associated protein 2 isoform X1 codes for MNHTKGGLVIFTANSHPSSRELGKRIAERLGVELGKVQVYQEANRETRVQIQESVRGKDVFVIQTVSKDVNTTIMEMLIMVYACRTSCARSITGVLPYFPYSKQCKMRKRGSIVSKLIASMMCKAGLTHLITMDLHQKEIQGFFNIPVDNLRASPFLLQYIQEEIPDYRNAVIVAKSPSSAKRAQSFAERLRLGIAVIHGEAQDAESDQVDGRHSPPTVKTTGAIHPSMEIPLLIPKEKPPITVVGDVGGRIAIIVDDIIDDVDSFVAAAETLKERGAYKIFVMATHGILSCEAPRFIEESAIDEVVVTNTIPHELQKLQCPKIKTVDISMILSEAIRRIHNGESMSYLFRNIGVDD; via the exons ATGAACCACACCAAGGGTGGCCTGGTCATCTTCACCGCCAACTCGCACCCCTCCAGCCGCGAGCTGGGAAAGAGGATTGCAGA GCGGTTAGGGGTGGAACTCGGCAAGGTGCAGGTGTACCAGGAAGCCAACAGAG AAACACGGGTACAGATCCAGGAGTCGGTGCGAGgcaaagatgtttttgttataCAGACGGTGTCCAA GGATGTGAACACTACCATAATGGAGATGCTGATCATGGTGTATGCGTGCAGGACGTCATGTGCCAGAAGCATCACAGGCGTCCTCCCGTACTTTCCCTACAGCAAGCAGTGCAAGATGAGGAAGAGAGGCTCCATTGTCTCCAAGCTTATTGCCTCTATGATGTGTAAAGCTG GTCTCACCCATCTGATCACCATGGACCTCCATCAGAAAGAGATTCAAGGCTTCTTCAACATTCCAGTGGACAACCTGAGAGCTTCACCCTTTCTGTTGCAGTACATACAGGAAGAG ATACCTGACTATAGAAACGCCGTGATTGTGGCCAAATCTCCGTCTTCAGCCAAAAG GGCTCAGTCGTTTGCAGAGCGGCTCCGTCTGGGTATAGCAGTTATCCACGGCGAGGCTCAGGATGCAGAGTCAGACCAGGTAGACGGACGACACTCCCCACCCACTGTCAAGACTACTGGAGCCATTCACCCCAGCATGGAGATACCAT TGTTGATCCCTAAAGAGAAGCCTCCCATTACTGTGGTAGGAGATGTGGGAGGTCGCATTGCTATCATAGTG GACGACATCATCGATGATGTTGACAGTTTCgtggcagcagcagagacacTAAAAGAAAGAGGGGCCTATAAGATCTTTGTCATGGCAACACACGGCATCCTCTCCTGTGAAGCCCCCAGGTTTATAGAGGAGTCGGCCATTGATGAG GTGGTGGTCACCAACACAATTCCCCACGAACTACAGAAGCTCCAGTGTCCAAAGATCAAAACAGTCGACATCAGCATGATCCTGTCGGAGGCCATTCGCCGCATCCACAACGGGGAGTCCATGTCCTACCTGTTCCGCAACATAGGAGTGGATGACTGA
- the prpsap2 gene encoding phosphoribosyl pyrophosphate synthase-associated protein 2 isoform X3 — protein MEMLIMVYACRTSCARSITGVLPYFPYSKQCKMRKRGSIVSKLIASMMCKAGLTHLITMDLHQKEIQGFFNIPVDNLRASPFLLQYIQEEIPDYRNAVIVAKSPSSAKRAQSFAERLRLGIAVIHGEAQDAESDQVDGRHSPPTVKTTGAIHPSMEIPLLIPKEKPPITVVGDVGGRIAIIVDDIIDDVDSFVAAAETLKERGAYKIFVMATHGILSCEAPRFIEESAIDEVVVTNTIPHELQKLQCPKIKTVDISMILSEAIRRIHNGESMSYLFRNIGVDD, from the exons ATGGAGATGCTGATCATGGTGTATGCGTGCAGGACGTCATGTGCCAGAAGCATCACAGGCGTCCTCCCGTACTTTCCCTACAGCAAGCAGTGCAAGATGAGGAAGAGAGGCTCCATTGTCTCCAAGCTTATTGCCTCTATGATGTGTAAAGCTG GTCTCACCCATCTGATCACCATGGACCTCCATCAGAAAGAGATTCAAGGCTTCTTCAACATTCCAGTGGACAACCTGAGAGCTTCACCCTTTCTGTTGCAGTACATACAGGAAGAG ATACCTGACTATAGAAACGCCGTGATTGTGGCCAAATCTCCGTCTTCAGCCAAAAG GGCTCAGTCGTTTGCAGAGCGGCTCCGTCTGGGTATAGCAGTTATCCACGGCGAGGCTCAGGATGCAGAGTCAGACCAGGTAGACGGACGACACTCCCCACCCACTGTCAAGACTACTGGAGCCATTCACCCCAGCATGGAGATACCAT TGTTGATCCCTAAAGAGAAGCCTCCCATTACTGTGGTAGGAGATGTGGGAGGTCGCATTGCTATCATAGTG GACGACATCATCGATGATGTTGACAGTTTCgtggcagcagcagagacacTAAAAGAAAGAGGGGCCTATAAGATCTTTGTCATGGCAACACACGGCATCCTCTCCTGTGAAGCCCCCAGGTTTATAGAGGAGTCGGCCATTGATGAG GTGGTGGTCACCAACACAATTCCCCACGAACTACAGAAGCTCCAGTGTCCAAAGATCAAAACAGTCGACATCAGCATGATCCTGTCGGAGGCCATTCGCCGCATCCACAACGGGGAGTCCATGTCCTACCTGTTCCGCAACATAGGAGTGGATGACTGA